A genomic region of Ignavibacteria bacterium contains the following coding sequences:
- a CDS encoding T9SS type A sorting domain-containing protein, which produces MKKLVLSFLILFALSYISKAQTQDTITVRLYVVQGLQNIIEVASGTVVEGQEYIIPAATLSPPFNSYQYYYDAIVGSKFYIEDGGIDHNILIRILLEFPPQIPWIIDGKRVWFFATFEVDGVVGQDFYFLNDKAAVLEIPRTPTFDQMIQQLGFTPGSHWLFTYYKQGVGFVNLDISTINQNDKVICKLRHFSEVAGSTQSELSVDEFVSNVVPSVFELKQNYPNPFNPTTTIEYSVPQKSYIKLNVYNLLGKKVATLVDGIREKGLYRYHFDASNLPGGVYFYRLETEQTVLTKKMVLIK; this is translated from the coding sequence ATGAAAAAATTAGTTTTATCCTTCCTGATACTTTTTGCTTTAAGTTATATCTCGAAAGCCCAGACTCAAGATACAATCACTGTAAGATTATACGTTGTTCAGGGCTTACAGAATATTATTGAAGTTGCAAGTGGAACAGTAGTAGAAGGACAGGAATACATAATTCCAGCCGCAACTCTAAGTCCTCCATTTAATTCTTACCAATATTATTATGATGCGATTGTAGGTTCAAAATTTTACATTGAGGACGGGGGTATCGATCATAATATATTAATAAGAATTTTATTGGAATTTCCACCTCAAATTCCATGGATAATTGATGGAAAGCGTGTCTGGTTTTTCGCAACTTTTGAGGTTGATGGAGTGGTTGGACAGGATTTCTATTTCCTGAATGATAAAGCAGCTGTACTTGAGATACCAAGAACTCCTACGTTTGATCAAATGATTCAGCAACTTGGTTTTACTCCAGGTTCACATTGGTTGTTTACTTATTACAAACAGGGTGTTGGATTTGTAAATCTGGATATTTCTACAATAAATCAAAATGATAAAGTAATTTGTAAGTTAAGACATTTTTCAGAAGTTGCTGGAAGTACTCAATCTGAATTAAGTGTTGATGAATTTGTTTCGAATGTAGTTCCATCGGTATTTGAATTAAAGCAGAACTATCCAAATCCATTTAATCCAACTACCACCATCGAATATTCAGTTCCGCAGAAGAGTTATATTAAACTGAATGTTTATAATTTATTGGGCAAGAAAGTCGCAACTTTGGTTGATGGTATTAGAGAGAAGGGATTATATCGTTATCATTTCGATGCTTCAAATCTACCTGGTGGAGTTTATTTTTATAGACTTGAGACTGAACAAACTGTCTTAACGAAAAAAATGGTTTTGATTAAGTAA
- a CDS encoding tetratricopeptide repeat protein yields the protein MNRYFILVFATLFMWLTFSAYQCASTEITSARLYIQQKNYDKAEEVLKKEVTKNPQSEEGWYLTGFVKHEKRDYKGMLEAFNQALKIGKKYEREINQLLKASWAENFNDGVNYFNAANRSQSPDTVKILRQKAINAFETAIMMQPDSNDTYRNLVFVYLSAGDLEGSLEPTKRWVDKVKSLESYQFITELYYTKAEQQWNKYLTSKNPEDSVKAIELYQTTEKYATEGLDKYKNDGTLNSFLFNTYISLGKKDLALSKAKAAVEANPNDKFANYNAGTMLLEAKEYEEAVKYFKKALEIDPNYENAIYNIAACYINWGIQVREKEEETNSTERTYKKYFENAKTYLEKLVELAPNDYKTWERLGQVYAVLGMKEKAEAAFNKADELRK from the coding sequence ATGAATAGATATTTCATTTTAGTTTTCGCAACACTTTTTATGTGGTTGACATTCAGTGCCTATCAATGTGCCTCAACCGAAATCACAAGCGCCCGTCTTTATATTCAACAGAAAAACTACGATAAAGCTGAGGAAGTTTTGAAGAAAGAAGTCACAAAAAATCCTCAAAGTGAAGAAGGCTGGTATCTTACTGGTTTCGTAAAACATGAAAAGAGAGATTATAAAGGGATGCTTGAGGCATTTAATCAGGCATTAAAAATTGGAAAGAAGTATGAGAGAGAAATCAATCAACTGCTTAAAGCAAGCTGGGCTGAAAACTTTAATGATGGAGTAAATTACTTCAATGCAGCCAATAGAAGCCAAAGTCCCGATACAGTAAAAATCTTGCGACAAAAAGCGATTAACGCATTTGAAACTGCAATTATGATGCAGCCAGATAGTAACGATACATATCGAAATCTTGTATTTGTTTATTTAAGCGCGGGTGATCTTGAAGGTTCATTAGAACCAACAAAAAGATGGGTTGACAAAGTAAAATCATTGGAAAGTTATCAGTTTATTACTGAACTCTACTACACAAAAGCTGAACAGCAATGGAATAAGTATTTAACTTCAAAAAATCCTGAAGATTCCGTTAAAGCAATTGAGTTATATCAAACTACTGAAAAGTATGCAACAGAAGGCTTGGATAAATATAAAAATGATGGAACACTAAATTCATTCTTGTTTAATACTTATATTTCACTCGGCAAAAAAGATCTTGCTCTTTCAAAAGCAAAAGCGGCAGTTGAAGCTAACCCAAATGATAAATTCGCTAACTATAATGCCGGCACTATGCTTCTTGAAGCTAAGGAATATGAAGAAGCTGTAAAATATTTCAAAAAAGCTCTGGAAATTGATCCCAATTATGAAAATGCAATTTATAACATAGCTGCTTGTTACATTAATTGGGGAATTCAGGTCAGAGAAAAAGAGGAAGAGACTAACTCAACTGAAAGAACTTATAAGAAATATTTTGAAAACGCCAAAACATATCTTGAAAAATTAGTTGAGCTTGCACCTAATGATTACAAGACCTGGGAAAGGCTCGGTCAGGTTTATGCTGTTTTAGGAATGAAAGAGAAAGCAGAAGCAGCATTTAATAAGGCAGATGAACTTAGAAAATAA
- a CDS encoding DUF3467 domain-containing protein has translation MSEINQQPPQQLSIELGEKEAEGIYSNLAIITHSPSEFIIDFTRVMPGVPKAKVYARIITNPQHAKMFLMALKENIEKYEKKYGVIKIEPQQSGGTFGFTPPVKDDKVN, from the coding sequence ATGAGTGAAATTAATCAACAGCCGCCACAGCAATTGAGCATTGAACTTGGTGAGAAGGAAGCTGAAGGAATTTATTCAAATCTCGCAATCATTACTCATTCACCTTCTGAATTTATTATAGATTTCACACGAGTAATGCCTGGAGTTCCCAAAGCAAAAGTTTATGCTCGAATTATTACGAATCCACAGCATGCAAAAATGTTTTTGATGGCTTTGAAAGAGAACATTGAAAAATATGAAAAGAAGTATGGTGTAATTAAAATAGAACCGCAACAGTCGGGTGGAACTTTTGGATTTACTCCTCCTGTTAAAGACGATAAAGTTAATTAA